A stretch of the Notolabrus celidotus isolate fNotCel1 chromosome 3, fNotCel1.pri, whole genome shotgun sequence genome encodes the following:
- the mettl21e gene encoding methyltransferase like 21e isoform X4 has translation MGAAVDAELAKAIMARGFRPSVIGVEAWEGYLFSDLEIKIKESTDLYGAVLWPSAMVLCHFLETYRDKYNLVEKNVIELGAGTGLVSIVAGLLGAKVTSTDLPDVLGNLQYNVLRNTRDRCKYTPVVTELIWGQEVEKRFPRATHCFDYILAADVVYSHPYLKELMDTFDYLCQENTQILWAMRFRLDPENSFVDLFKQRFNVEELYNLPSLSINLYRAWRKERRTQDQ, from the exons ATGG GTGCAGCTGTGGATGCAGAACTCGCCAAAGCCATCATGGCGCGAGGTTTCCGCCCCTCTGTCATCGGTGTGGAGGCCTGGGAGGGATACTTGTTTTCTGATCTGGAGATCAAGATCAAGGAGTCCACAGACCTTTACGGAGCTGTGCTCTGGCCTTCG GCGATGGTGTTGTGTCATTTCTTAGAGACCTATCGAGACAAATACAACCTTGTGGAAAAGAATGTGATTGAACTAGGAGCTGGAACCGGGCTGGTCTCTATCGTTGCCGGCCTGTtag gTGCTAAAGTGACCTCCACTGACCTACCAGACGTGTTAGGGAACCTCCAGTACAATGTTTTGCGCAACACTAGAGACAGATGCAAGTATACTCCTGTG GTCACAGAGCTGATCTGGGGTCAGGAGGTGGAGAAGCGTTTCCCACGAGCCACGCACTGTTTCGACTACATCCTGGCAGCTGACGTGGTGTACTCTCATCCTTACCTGAAAGAGCTGATGGACACTTTTGACTACCTGTGTCAGGAGAACACACAGATCCTGTGGGCCATGCGTTTTCGTCTGGACCCAGAAAACAGCTTTGTGGATCTCTTTAAGCAGCGCTTCAACGTGGAGGAGCTTTACAACCTGCCCAGCCTGAGCATCAATCTGTACCGAGCctggaggaaggaaaggaggacacAGGACCAATGA
- the mettl21e gene encoding methyltransferase like 21e isoform X2, producing MESPQSKDTTEEGAAVDAELAKAIMARGFRPSVIGVEAWEGYLFSDLEIKIKESTDLYGAVLWPSAMVLCHFLETYRDKYNLVEKNVIELGAGTGLVSIVAGLLGAKVTSTDLPDVLGNLQYNVLRNTRDRCKYTPVVTELIWGQEVEKRFPRATHCFDYILAADVVYSHPYLKELMDTFDYLCQENTQILWAMRFRLDPENSFVDLFKQRFNVEELYNLPSLSINLYRAWRKERRTQDQ from the exons ATGGAGTCGCCACAGTCCAaggacaccacagaagaag GTGCAGCTGTGGATGCAGAACTCGCCAAAGCCATCATGGCGCGAGGTTTCCGCCCCTCTGTCATCGGTGTGGAGGCCTGGGAGGGATACTTGTTTTCTGATCTGGAGATCAAGATCAAGGAGTCCACAGACCTTTACGGAGCTGTGCTCTGGCCTTCG GCGATGGTGTTGTGTCATTTCTTAGAGACCTATCGAGACAAATACAACCTTGTGGAAAAGAATGTGATTGAACTAGGAGCTGGAACCGGGCTGGTCTCTATCGTTGCCGGCCTGTtag gTGCTAAAGTGACCTCCACTGACCTACCAGACGTGTTAGGGAACCTCCAGTACAATGTTTTGCGCAACACTAGAGACAGATGCAAGTATACTCCTGTG GTCACAGAGCTGATCTGGGGTCAGGAGGTGGAGAAGCGTTTCCCACGAGCCACGCACTGTTTCGACTACATCCTGGCAGCTGACGTGGTGTACTCTCATCCTTACCTGAAAGAGCTGATGGACACTTTTGACTACCTGTGTCAGGAGAACACACAGATCCTGTGGGCCATGCGTTTTCGTCTGGACCCAGAAAACAGCTTTGTGGATCTCTTTAAGCAGCGCTTCAACGTGGAGGAGCTTTACAACCTGCCCAGCCTGAGCATCAATCTGTACCGAGCctggaggaaggaaaggaggacacAGGACCAATGA
- the mettl21e gene encoding methyltransferase like 21e isoform X1: MESPQSKDTTEEVPICNAGAAVDAELAKAIMARGFRPSVIGVEAWEGYLFSDLEIKIKESTDLYGAVLWPSAMVLCHFLETYRDKYNLVEKNVIELGAGTGLVSIVAGLLGAKVTSTDLPDVLGNLQYNVLRNTRDRCKYTPVVTELIWGQEVEKRFPRATHCFDYILAADVVYSHPYLKELMDTFDYLCQENTQILWAMRFRLDPENSFVDLFKQRFNVEELYNLPSLSINLYRAWRKERRTQDQ; the protein is encoded by the exons ATGGAGTCGCCACAGTCCAaggacaccacagaagaag TACCCATCTGTAATGCAGGTGCAGCTGTGGATGCAGAACTCGCCAAAGCCATCATGGCGCGAGGTTTCCGCCCCTCTGTCATCGGTGTGGAGGCCTGGGAGGGATACTTGTTTTCTGATCTGGAGATCAAGATCAAGGAGTCCACAGACCTTTACGGAGCTGTGCTCTGGCCTTCG GCGATGGTGTTGTGTCATTTCTTAGAGACCTATCGAGACAAATACAACCTTGTGGAAAAGAATGTGATTGAACTAGGAGCTGGAACCGGGCTGGTCTCTATCGTTGCCGGCCTGTtag gTGCTAAAGTGACCTCCACTGACCTACCAGACGTGTTAGGGAACCTCCAGTACAATGTTTTGCGCAACACTAGAGACAGATGCAAGTATACTCCTGTG GTCACAGAGCTGATCTGGGGTCAGGAGGTGGAGAAGCGTTTCCCACGAGCCACGCACTGTTTCGACTACATCCTGGCAGCTGACGTGGTGTACTCTCATCCTTACCTGAAAGAGCTGATGGACACTTTTGACTACCTGTGTCAGGAGAACACACAGATCCTGTGGGCCATGCGTTTTCGTCTGGACCCAGAAAACAGCTTTGTGGATCTCTTTAAGCAGCGCTTCAACGTGGAGGAGCTTTACAACCTGCCCAGCCTGAGCATCAATCTGTACCGAGCctggaggaaggaaaggaggacacAGGACCAATGA
- the mettl21e gene encoding methyltransferase like 21e isoform X3 has product MKCAAVDAELAKAIMARGFRPSVIGVEAWEGYLFSDLEIKIKESTDLYGAVLWPSAMVLCHFLETYRDKYNLVEKNVIELGAGTGLVSIVAGLLGAKVTSTDLPDVLGNLQYNVLRNTRDRCKYTPVVTELIWGQEVEKRFPRATHCFDYILAADVVYSHPYLKELMDTFDYLCQENTQILWAMRFRLDPENSFVDLFKQRFNVEELYNLPSLSINLYRAWRKERRTQDQ; this is encoded by the exons ATGAAAT GTGCAGCTGTGGATGCAGAACTCGCCAAAGCCATCATGGCGCGAGGTTTCCGCCCCTCTGTCATCGGTGTGGAGGCCTGGGAGGGATACTTGTTTTCTGATCTGGAGATCAAGATCAAGGAGTCCACAGACCTTTACGGAGCTGTGCTCTGGCCTTCG GCGATGGTGTTGTGTCATTTCTTAGAGACCTATCGAGACAAATACAACCTTGTGGAAAAGAATGTGATTGAACTAGGAGCTGGAACCGGGCTGGTCTCTATCGTTGCCGGCCTGTtag gTGCTAAAGTGACCTCCACTGACCTACCAGACGTGTTAGGGAACCTCCAGTACAATGTTTTGCGCAACACTAGAGACAGATGCAAGTATACTCCTGTG GTCACAGAGCTGATCTGGGGTCAGGAGGTGGAGAAGCGTTTCCCACGAGCCACGCACTGTTTCGACTACATCCTGGCAGCTGACGTGGTGTACTCTCATCCTTACCTGAAAGAGCTGATGGACACTTTTGACTACCTGTGTCAGGAGAACACACAGATCCTGTGGGCCATGCGTTTTCGTCTGGACCCAGAAAACAGCTTTGTGGATCTCTTTAAGCAGCGCTTCAACGTGGAGGAGCTTTACAACCTGCCCAGCCTGAGCATCAATCTGTACCGAGCctggaggaaggaaaggaggacacAGGACCAATGA
- the ercc5 gene encoding DNA repair protein complementing XP-G cells has translation MGVHGLWRLLESTGKPINPETLEGKVLAVDISIWLNQAVKGVRDRDGNSVQNAHLLTLFHRVCKLLFFRIRPVFVFDGDAPLLKKQTLALRRQRKEELTRESKQTNEKLLKTFLKRQAIKAALGDRSKDPLPSLSNVRRDEVDDMYVLPALPAAEEKEKSSSEEEEEEVEEGTEGEKTADSFHMYQGEMYDDPNSVDINSEEFASMPPEMQHEILKDMKEFSKRRRTMYHKPPESSGDFSQYQLAGLLQRNHLNQRLQGVEKEMSQRSSGSASQLYNEDGEKSHNVESQRLVSEDYSHYILIKGSKKTEPTPESRPAADPWSGGSLSGCSRRAADRAEPLWRPAGEEEEKVCRPSSEVSKPSVSKPSEENTSPPSPRTLKAIQAAMTDSSDEEKLEQDKRSGNVSPRTLMAIQQALTEEEAAAEHRSLNSKSNIEVIADIHRPVSQVIISSDEEIERDKGNSLSLKISDLKNSMTGQSSHVRDGLLVSSSEDEMEEVINQRNKALHQPQEKTGEGAKEGQLTEDTGTESREQTERREPERGLIRLNGDLVRSLTAAASNQDKLPISPSAQIHGQPLSAETEVPPEDVKSEAGEESESEESFIEVSDEEIKEEDEDDSVVMIREKASPGEEQEDKSKVEEKLEEGLMKAQSEANAYVTSEEEEEEETPAEEEELKEGAEKESTPVVNEWEHIDVGELEAMESSLEMEQSNLRELKQQQERMANTVTGQMYLESQELLRLFGVPFLVAPMEAEAQCAALDRADQTNGTITDDSDVWLFGGRHVYKNFFSQNKYVEHFQFSDMQNQLGLDRTKLINLAYLLGSDYTEGVPGVGYVTGMEILNEFPGPGLEPLLQFSKWWSEAQGKKRQASDPRDTKVKKKLRDLKLQPGFPSPVVAQAYLEPAVDQSDSSFSWGRPQLDMIKEFCMSRFGWGSRKTEETLQPVIKQLNTQQTQLRIDSFFRMEQQEKQAIRSQRLRRAVTCMKRKERAAGEEEEDEEDSEEETVSPSKSKKEKTASESLKKSRGSESREERRPAAGGGFLGSEVIVEPPVTPLKKSSSSSSSSQESPTFKVPQVTKTLPQKARRRNSSSSSEDSDEGGEEVAMVTARSVFEGSRRARGGKNTRGRGRGRGKGKKMEGKK, from the exons ATGGGAGTCCACGGACTGTGGAGGCTGCTGGAGAGCACAGGGAAACCCATCAACCCTGAGACTCTGGAGGGAAAGGTCCTCGCTGTTG ATATCAGTATATggctgaaccaggctgtgaaggGAGTGAGGGACCGTGATGGAAACAGCGTCCAGAATGCTCACCTCCTCACCCTCTTTCATCGCGTCTGCAAGCTGCTCTTCTTCCGCATCAGACCTGTCTTCGTGTTTGATGGAGATGCACCTCTTCTGAAGAAACAGACTCTG GCACTGAGGAggcagaggaaagaggagttGACCCGGGAGTCCAAACAGACAAATGAGAAACTCCTCAAGACTTTCCTGAAGAGACAAGCAATCAAAGCTGCTCTTGGAGACCGCAG TAAGGACCCTCTCCCGAGCCTTTCCAATGTCAGAAGAGATGAGGTGGATGACATGTACGTACTGCCAGCGCTGccagctgcagaggagaaggagaaaagcAG ttcagaagaagaggaagaggaggtagaGGAAGGGACAGAGGGGGAGAAGACAGCTGACAGTTTTCACATGTATCAG GGAGAGATGTATGACGACCCAAACTCAGTGGACATCAACTCAGAGGAGTTTGCTAGCATGCCTCCTGAAATGCAACATGAGATCCTCAAAGACATGAAAGAGTTTTCCAAAAGGCGGCGGACCATGTACCACAAACCTCCAGAG AGCTCTGGAGACTTCTCTCAGTACCAGCTGGCCGGCCTGCTGCAGAGGAACCATCTGAACCAGCGCCTGCAAGGTGTGGAGAAAGAGATGAGCCAGCGGAGCTCAGGGAGCGCTTCACAGCTTTACAACGAGGACGGGGAGAAGAGTCACAACGTAGAGTCACAGCGGCTGGTGTCTGAGGACTATTCTCACTACATCCTTATAAAAG GCTCCAAAAAGACTGAGCCGACCCCTGAGAGCCGTCCTGCAGCTGATCCCTGGTCTGGAGGCTCTCTGTCGGGCTGCAGTCGACGAGCAGCGGACAGAGCGGAGCCTCTGTGGCGTCCTGctggtgaggaagaggagaaagtgtGTCGTCCCTCCTCAGAAGTCTCCAAACCCTCTGTCTCCAAACCTTCTGAGGAAAACACATCTCCTCCCTCACCTCGTACTCTGAAAGCGATCCAGGCTGCAATGACCGACAGCTCGGATGAAGAGAAGTTGGAGCAGGATAAGAGGAGTGGAAACGTGTCTCCTCGCACCCTGATGGCGATCCAACAAGCTCTCACTGAAGAGGAAGCTGCTGCTGAGCACAGGAGTCTGAACAGCAAATCAAACATAGAAGTGATCGCAGATATTCACCGTCCTGTCTCCCAGGTGATCATCAGCTCAGACGAGGAGATAGAACGAGACAAAGGGAACTCTCTGTCTCTTAAAATCTCTGACCTTAAAAACAGCATGACAGGACAGAGTTCACACGTGAGAGATGGTCTGTTGGTTAGCAGCTCTGAGGACGAGATGGAAGAAGTCATCAATCAGAGAAACAAAGCACTGCACCAACCTCAGGAGAAGACAGGAGAGGGAGCGAAGGAAGGACAGTTAACAGAGGATACAGGGACAGAAAGTAGAGAACAGACGGAGAGAAGAGAACCAGAGCGAGGACTTATCAGACTCAATGGAGATCTGGTTCGATCACTGACAGCTGCTGCATCAAATCAGGACAAATTACCCATCAGCCCCTCTGCACAGATTCATGGGCAGCCTCTCAGTGCTGAGACTGAAGTTCCTCCTGAAGACGTGAAGTCTGAGGCCGGGGAAGAGAGCGAGTCAGAAG AAAGCTTTATCGAGGTGTCGGACGAAGAAAtcaaagaggaggatgaagatgattcAGTTGTTATGATTAGAGAAAAAGCATCTCCAGGAGAGGAACAAGAAGATAAGTCAAAGGTGGAAGAAAAGCTAGAGGAAGGTTTGATGAAAGCTCAAAGTGAAGCAAACGCTTATGTGacatcagaggaggaagaagaggaggagactccGGCTGAAGAGGAAGAGCTAAAGGAGGGAGCAGAGAAAGAGTCAACTCCAGTAGTCAATGAATGGGAACATATTGATGTG ggtGAGCTGGAGGCAATGGAGAGCTCTCTTGAAATGGAGCAGAGCAACCTGAGGgagctgaagcagcagcaggagaggatgGCCAACACTGTCACTGGACAGATGTACCTGGAGAGCCAG GAGCTTCTGCGTCTGTTTGGCGTGCCGTTCCTTGTGGCGCCGATGGAGGCGGAGGCTCAGTGTGCAGCACTCGACCGTGCCGACCAAACAAATGGCACCATAACTGACGACTCTGACGTTTGGCTGTTTGGAGGACGACACGTATACAAGAACTTCTTCAGCCAGAACAAATACGTGGAACACTTTCAGTTCAGCGACATGCAGAACCAACTGG GTCTGGACAGAACCAAACTGATAAACCTGGCTTATCTGCTGGGAAGTGACTACACAGAGGGAGTGCCGGGGGTCGGATATGTGACCGGCATGGAGATCCTGAATGAGTTCCCCGGGCCGGGCTTGGAGCCACTCCTACAGTTCAG TAAATGGTGGTCAGAGGCTCAGGGGAAAAAGCGTCAGGCGTCTGATCCCCGGGACacaaaggtgaagaagaagttAAGAGATCTGAAGCTGCAGCCGGGGTTTCCCAGCCCCGTGGTGGCTCAAGCTTACCTGGAGCCGGCTGTGGATCAGTCAGACAGCTCCTTCAGCTGGGGACGCCCACAGCTGGACATGATCAAAGA GTTCTGTATGAGTCGCTTTGGTTGGGGCAGCAGGAAGACGGAGGAGACTCTTCAGCCTGTGATCAAGCAGCTCAACACCCAGCAG ACTCAGCTGCGGATCGACTCGTTCTTCCGCATGGAGCAACAGGAGAAGCAGGCGATCCGCAGCCAGCGTCTCCGCCGAGCGGTCACTTGcatgaagaggaaggagagagcagcaggagaggaggaggaggatgaggaagacaGCGAGGAGGAAACAGTATCTCCATCCAAATCCAAGAAAGAAAAGACGGCGAGTGAGAGTCTGAAGAAAAGCAGAGGATCAGAGAgccgagaggagaggaggcctgcagcaggaggagggttTCTGGGGTCAGAGGTAATCGTTGAACCTCCTGTGACGCCTCTGAAGAagtcaagcagcagcagcagcagcagccaggagTCCCCCACTTTTAAAGTCCCTCAGGTAACTAAGACTCTACCTCAGAAGGCCAGGAGGAGGAATAGCAGCAGCTCCAGCGAGGACAgtgatgaaggaggagaggaagttgcGATGGTTACAGCTCGGTCTGTGTTCGAAGGCAGCCGGCGAGCCAGAGGAGGGAAAAATACacgagggagaggaagagggagaggaaaggggAAGAAGATGGAAGGGAAAAAATGA